AGATGGCAATTGCTTCTATGCCCAAATGCCTATTGAAACTCTGTGATATAGAAGAGCTGGACCTAAGTAGGAATTTTATACGAAAGATTCCTGATTGGATACAACGTTTTCAGAATCTACGATGGCTTGATCTACACAGCAATCAGATAGAAAAACTTCCAGAGTCCATAGGTCAACTACAAAACCTCCTATATCTTAATGTTTGCAACAACAAACTGACCGCAAATGGTATCCCAATAGAACTAAGTCATCTCAAGAACTTGCGTCAACTTAACCTTGGACTTAACAGCATTGATGTTCTGCCAACTACATTAGGGAATCTGAAAGAGCTCAAGGAAGTATGCCTCTTTGATAATCATCTTACTTCAGTTCCTCCTGGCATACTTAAGCTGCCGAAACTGAAGAAAATTAACACCAAGAGAAACCCTATCCAGAATACAGAAGAAAAAACTGAGGAAGAGCAACAGGAAACTAttgaaagggttaaatgtctTCATCTTGTGAATGAGAAGGATCTGTGTAGTCCTTGTCTGGCAAAGTACCAGATGGATAAAAGTAAGCTGAAGAAGCTGAAAGATCTTATGGCTTCTGCAATGAAAAATCCTTTCTCCAGTAATCATGTTTCTCCTAACTCTACAGCCAAGGAGACAATGGTAAATGTAGGTGAATGAGAAGATGAGAAAAATCAACAATAAGATCTCATGCTTTATTGTAATTAGACAATGTAGACAACAATAATAAAGGAAGCCAAAGACCAAAAATGTAAATAAACTGTTACTTTCTATTCTATTATATGTAACATTTCTTTGTTTTCCTTTCACAAAAttaagaaa
This window of the Bufo bufo chromosome 6, aBufBuf1.1, whole genome shotgun sequence genome carries:
- the LRRC18 gene encoding leucine-rich repeat-containing protein 18 — protein: MAKGKRNHKGKKVTLKAAKNSIRITFDGKRRLDLSKMAIASMPKCLLKLCDIEELDLSRNFIRKIPDWIQRFQNLRWLDLHSNQIEKLPESIGQLQNLLYLNVCNNKLTANGIPIELSHLKNLRQLNLGLNSIDVLPTTLGNLKELKEVCLFDNHLTSVPPGILKLPKLKKINTKRNPIQNTEEKTEEEQQETIERVKCLHLVNEKDLCSPCLAKYQMDKSKLKKLKDLMASAMKNPFSSNHVSPNSTAKETMVNVGE